A region from the Medicago truncatula cultivar Jemalong A17 chromosome 6, MtrunA17r5.0-ANR, whole genome shotgun sequence genome encodes:
- the LOC25495772 gene encoding protein MAIN-LIKE 1 encodes MKSISGYLTLIQAWVYEHFPTLCTNCCKMRPDYKEQLPRSIKWKTKRDKGLVIPFRQALDNITVDQVCWTPYVAHRDVRPLNEVSLYRGWIRWGSKMYAHLPDRVLRQYGHVQSIPLSPNDVTGHSTTLERMDVMFTQYAINVVDPDLVSNDPSACVDGYMDWFRMISHPYLIRRDPNPLVEGLTADATSLLRARQIVNTLLDKQYIAPNGIPLVNELMKLLTTEKGVEPSKRNKKKRRLR; translated from the exons ATGAAATCAATTTCTGGTTACCTAACACTTATACAG GCATGGGTTTACGAACACTTTCCTACGTTATGCACTAATTGTTGTAAAATGCGGCCAGATTATAAAGAACAACTACCCCGATCTATTAAGTGGAAGACGAAGAGAGATAAAGGCCTGGTGATCCCTTTTAGACAGGCTCTTGATAATATTACCGTTGATCAAGTTTGTTGGACTCCCTACGTTGCACACAGAGATGTCCGACCATTGAACGAGGTATCTCTTTATAGAGGTTGGATCAGGTGGGGTTCTAAGATGTATGCACATCTTCCTGATAGGGTACTTCGTCAATATGGACACGTACAAAGTATTCCTTTGTCACCCAACGATGTCACAGGTCATTCGACGACTTTAGAGCGTATGGATGTGATGTTCACGCAGTATGCCATTAATGTGGTTGATCCCGATCTTGTTTCAAATGACCCGTCAGCATGTGTTGACGGGTATATGGATTGGTTTCGTATGATCTCTCATCCTTACCTCATACGACGAGATCCAAACCCACTTGTTGAAGGACTGACTGCAGATGCAACATCATTG CTGAGGGCCAGGCAGATTGTCAATACGCTTCTTGACAAACAATATATTGCACCTAATGGGATCCCTCTTGTGAATgagttaatgaaattgttaacTACAGAGAAAGGTGTAGAGCCATCCAAGAGgaacaagaagaaaagaagactTAGATAG